Genomic window (Flavobacteriales bacterium):
CGTCACCGGCTGCTGCGACCTGGACAGCATCAACGACGCGCGGGAAATGGCGGTGAGCCGTGGCTTCCATCACATGATCATCGACATCCGCGAGGAGTTCGGCTCGGCGATCATCGGGAATTTCACGAGCGAGTACATGGCCGGCCGCACACCGAACCCCTGTGTGCTGTGCAACACCTTCATTAAGTGGGAGGCCCTGCTGAAGCGCGCCGATATGCTTGACTGTGAGCTGATCGCGACGGGCCATTATGCCAAGGTGCGCGAGGAAGGCGGCCGCTACGTGGTGAGCAAAGGCATGGACCCCGGCAAGGACCAGAGCTATGTGCTGTGGGGCTTGGAGCAGAAGAACCTGGCCCGCACGCGCTTCCCCATCGGCGGCTTCCGGAAGAGCGAGATCCGCGCCATGGCCGTGGACAGCGGCTTCCCTGAACTGGCGCAGAAGAGCGAGAGCTATGAGATCTGCTTCATCCCCGACAACGACTACCGTGGTTTCCTGAAACGGAAGGACCCGGTGGCGTTCGAGCAATTGAAGCACGGCAAGCTCGTGGGCACCGACGGTGCTTCGCTCGGGGAGCACGACGGCTATCCCTTCTTCACCATCGGCCAACGCAAGGGCTTAGGAATTGCCACGGGCACACCGATGTATGTCACGGAGATCTTTCCGGAGACCAACACCGTGGTGCTTGGTGGGAAAGACGACTTAGACAAGCAGACCGCCTGGGTGCGGCAGCCGAAATTCCAAAAAGTGCCGGAGCTGCGCGGTGAAATGGAGACCGTGACGAAGATCCGATACAAGGACAAAGGCACGCCGGCCACCATCAGCATGGACGATGAACATGTGCGTGTGGATTTCCATGCAAAGGTGAAAGGCATCGCACCGGGGCAAAGCGCCGTCTTCTATGATGGGGACGATGTGGTCGGTGGCGGCTTCATCGACCGAGAACCAGCCAGACCATGAAAAAAGCACTCCTCCCTCTTGCCGTGGCCGTTACGGCATTGCTATGGACATCCGGTTGCAAAAAGGACGAGGACCCGCAGCCCGTGGACCTGGGCCACGCCTACTTTCCCACCGACACGGGGCGGTGGGTGGACTTTGCCGTGGACACCGTGTGGAGGAATGACCTGAGCGGCGTCACTGACAGCCTGCACTACAACCTGCGGGAAAAGATCACCGAGGACTTCACCGACCCGGAAGGCCGCCCGGCGCAGCGGCTGATCCGGTACCGGCAGGACAGCGCCACGGGCATCTGGATACCCAAGGACGTGTGGTGGCAGGTGCGCGGCAATACCCAGGTGGAACGGGCCGAGGAAAACCAGCGGCGCATCAAGCTGATCTTCCCGCCGCGGACCGGGCAATTCTGGAACACGAACGCGCTCA
Coding sequences:
- the mnmA gene encoding tRNA 2-thiouridine(34) synthase MnmA, whose translation is MSKHGRVLVAMSGGVDSSVTALMLHEQGYEVIGVTMKTWDYAANGTGKRVTGCCDLDSINDAREMAVSRGFHHMIIDIREEFGSAIIGNFTSEYMAGRTPNPCVLCNTFIKWEALLKRADMLDCELIATGHYAKVREEGGRYVVSKGMDPGKDQSYVLWGLEQKNLARTRFPIGGFRKSEIRAMAVDSGFPELAQKSESYEICFIPDNDYRGFLKRKDPVAFEQLKHGKLVGTDGASLGEHDGYPFFTIGQRKGLGIATGTPMYVTEIFPETNTVVLGGKDDLDKQTAWVRQPKFQKVPELRGEMETVTKIRYKDKGTPATISMDDEHVRVDFHAKVKGIAPGQSAVFYDGDDVVGGGFIDREPARP